The following proteins come from a genomic window of Acinonyx jubatus isolate Ajub_Pintada_27869175 chromosome C1, VMU_Ajub_asm_v1.0, whole genome shotgun sequence:
- the MRPL44 gene encoding 39S ribosomal protein L44, mitochondrial, producing MASGLGRLLLLGPRCLLAPAAPTLVPPVRGVKKGFRAAFRFQKELERWRLLRCPPPPVRRSEKPNWDYHAEIEAFGHRLQETFSLDLLKTAFVNSCYIKSEEAKRQNLGIEKEAVLLNLKDNQELSEQGTSFSKTCLTQCLEDAYPDLPTEGIKSLVDFLTGEEVVCHVARNLAVEQLTLSAEFPVPLPVLQQTFFAVVGALLQSSGPERTALFIRDFLITQMTGKELFEIWKIINPMGLLVEELKKRNISAPESRLTRQSGSTTALPVFFVGLYCDRKLIAEGPGETVLAAEEEAARVALRKLYGFTENRRPWDYSTPGGNFRAEKLPGYPAKHVAA from the exons atGGCATCCGGCCTGGGGAGGCTGCTGTTGCTGGGGCCTCGCTGCCTCCTGGCCCCGGCCGCCCCCACTCTCGTCCCGCCTGTTCGGGGCGTGAAGAAGGGATTCCGCGCCGCCTTCCGCTTCCAGAAGGAGTTAGAGCGCTGGCGCCTGCTCCGGTGCCCGCCGCCGCCCGTGCGCCG TTCAGAGAAGCCCAACTGGGATTACCATGCTGAAATAGAAGCATTTGGACATCGGTTACAGGAGACCTTTTCCTTAGATCTTCTCAAAACTGCATTTGTTAATAGCTGCTATATTAAAAGTGAGGAGGCCAAGCGCCAAAACCTTGGAATAGAGAAAGAAGCTGTTCTTCTGAATCTTAAAGATAATCAAGAACTCTCTGAACAAGGGACATCTTTTTCAAAAACTTGCCTCACACAATGTCTCGAGGATGCATACCCAGACTTGCCCACCGAAGGCATTAAGAGTCTCGTTGACTTTCTCACTGGTGAGGAAGTGGTATGTCATGTGGCCAGAAACTTGGCCGTGGAGCAGTTAACACTGAGTGCAGAATTTCCAGTTCCCCTGCCTGTTTTACAGCAGACTTTCTTCGCAGTAGTTGGAGCCTTGCTGCAGAGCAGTGGCCCTGAGAGGACTGCTCTTTTCATCAGG GACTTCTTAATTACTCAGATGACTGGAAAAGAACTCTTTGAGATTTGGAAGATAATAAATCCCATGGGGCTACTGGTAGAAGAACTGAAGAAAAGGAATATTTCAGCTCCTGAATCTAGACTTACCAGGCAGTCTGGAAGCACCACAGCTTTGCCTGTGTTTTTTGTTGGCTTGTACTG TGATAGAAAGCTGATTGCGGAGGGACCTGGGGAGACCGTGCTGGCTGCGGAAGAAGAAGCTGCTCGCGTGGCACTCCGGAAGCTCTACGGGTTCACGGAGAACCGCCGGCCCTGGGACTATTCCACACCCGGAGGGAATTTCAGAGCAGAGAAGCTACCCGGCTACCCGGCCAAGCATGTGGCAGCCTGA